From Saccharomyces kudriavzevii IFO 1802 strain IFO1802 genome assembly, chromosome: 13, a single genomic window includes:
- the ADH6 gene encoding NADP-dependent alcohol dehydrogenase (similar to Saccharomyces cerevisiae ADH6 (YMR318C)) has protein sequence MSYPEKFEGIAIQSHEDWKNPRKTKYDPKPFYDHDVDIKIEACGVCGSDVHCAAGHWGNKQLPLVVGHEIVGKVVKLGPKSNSGLKIGQRVGVGAQVFSCLECNRCKSDNEPYCTKFVTTYSQPYEDGYVSQGGYANYVRVHEHFVVPVPKNIPSHLAAPLLCGGLTVYSPLIRNGCGPGKKVGIVGFGGIGSMGSLIAKAMGAETYVISRSSKKKEDAMKMGADHYIATLEEEDWGEKYFDTFDLIVVCASSLTGIDFNVMPKAMKVGGRIVSISIPEQHEMLTLKPYGLKAVSISYSALGSIKELKQLLKLVSENDIKIWVETLPIGEAGVHEALERMEKGDVRYRFTLIDYDKEFPN, from the coding sequence ATGTCATACCCTGAGAAATTTGAAGGCATCGCTATTCAATCGCACGAAGATTGGAAAAACCCTAGGAAGACGAAGTACGATCCAAAGCCATTCTATGATCACGATGTCGACATCAAGATCGAGGCATGTGGTGTCTGCGGCAGTGACGTCCATTGTGCGGCAGGGCATTGGGGAAATAAGCAATTGCCCCTGGTCGTTGGTCATGAAATTGTCGGTAAAGTCGTCAAACTAGGGCCAAAATCGAACAGTGGTCTGAAAATCGGCCAGCGTGTTGGTGTAGGTGCTCAAGTTTTTTCGTGCTTAGAGTGTAACCGTTGTAAGAGTGATAACGAGCCATACTGTACCAAGTTTGTTACTACATATAGTCAGCCTTACGAAGATGGGTATGTGTCACAAGGTGGGTATGCCAATTATGTCAGAGTTCATGAACATTTCGTGGTGCCCGTCCCAAAAAATATCCCATCTCATTTAGCGGCTCCGCTATTGTGTGGTGGATTGACCGTGTACTCTCCTTTAATCCGTAATGGCTGTGGTCCAGGTAAAAAAGTTGGTATAGTTGGTTTTGGTGGTATTGGTAGCATGGGTAGTTTGATTGCCAAAGCTATGGGTGCAGAAACGTATGTTATCTCTCGTTCctcaaagaagaaggaggaCGCCATGAAGATGGGTGCCGATCACTACATTGCTACACTTGAGGAAGAAGACTGGGGTGAAAAATACTTTGACACTTTCGATTTAATTGTCGTTTGCGCTTCCTCTTTGACAGGTATTGACTTTAACGTTATGCCTAAGGCCATGAAGGTAGGCGGCAGAATTGTCTCGATATCTATACCAGAACAACACGAGATGTTGACGTTGAAGCCATACGGCTTAAAGGCGGTCTCTATTTCTTACAGTGCTTTAGGTTCgatcaaagaattgaagcAACTCCTAAAATTGGTCTCTGAAAACGATATCAAAATTTGGGTGGAAACTTTACCAATTGGTGAAGCTGGTGTCCACGAAGCTCTTGAAAGGATGGAAAAGGGTGACGTCAGATATAGATTTACTTTAATCGACTACGATAAGGAATTTCCAAActaa
- the SKDI13G4480 gene encoding uncharacterized protein, which yields MGSSGSKSTTVTTTSHSSTTATTSSTKTTTPSIKSTTSTTSSTTTTSLEIVEISSSTLVFSVIPEITSSSTLSSATIASIISSESLASIISSLSYTSSTIPTASVSNVGLSYGNPSNRYSVPFSATAQSSSSTTSTSSSDGSATKVSSLRVSSSIGVVSSSEPPVTLSVLEPSVISSNTGVVMSSTSSMLASKSSSTMFTEPSPSSKASSSESVAPSVDTASSESAQLTSLRTNSGQTTDVIKTFSSTSSQNTSEVPSATSSATSEIPSATSEIPSATSSVTSSYGSSSRTAYEVTSTTSSVSFSQSTSEVPPATSSVSFSQSTTEVPSATSPVISNQTTSEVPSATSSATSSQATSEVPPVTSLIISSHDSSNRTAYEVTPVTSSATSNQATSEVPSATSSATSLVTSDQITSEVPTVTTLIISSHGSSNRTAFEVTPASSSATFNRTASEITPASSSVTFSQTTSEVASATSSATSSQAASEVSLVISSVISNQATSEVPPVTSLIISSHDSSNRTAYEVTPVTSSETSRQSTTEVPSATSLVISNQSTSEVPSATSSATSSQATSEVPPATSLIISSHDSSNRTAYEVTPVTSSAISRQSTTEIPSATSLVISNQTTSEVPATSSATSNQATSEVPPATSLIISSHDSSNRTAYEVTPVTSSATSRQSTTEVPSATSLVISNQTTSEVPATSSATSNQATSEVPSATSSATSLVTSDQITSEVPTVTTLIISSHGSSNRTAYEVTPVTSSATSRQSTTEVPSATSLVISNQATSEVPSATSSATSLVTSDQITSEVPTVTTLIISSHGSSNRTAYEVTPVTSSATSRQSTTEVPSATSLVISNQTTSEVPSATPLVPSDQITSKVPPATSLIISSHDSSNRTAYEVTPVTSSATSRQSTTEVPSATSLVISNQTTSEVPSATSSATSSQATSEVPPATPLVPSDQITSKVPPATSLIISSHDSSNRTAYEVTPVTSSETSRQSTTEVPSATSLVISNQTTSEVPSATSSATSSQATSKVPPATSLIISSHDSSNRTAYEVTPVTSSATSCQSTTEVPSATSLVISNQTTSEVPATSSATSNQATSEVPSATSSATSSQAASEVSLVISSVISSPITSEASPTTSSSVASVPFVNNSTTVSSSLAAISLTASNISPVTSSCVSFDASPTSSNVATLFVSNSADASSSLAIMSLTVSTVPRSTSSAQFVSNLATANSSSATSSFVITVTSPTGSAIATSSTTFVSTPTSKVSQPTGVFNVSFVLITDTQIKTVTSTVNCSSAGFYSNITKTAMTSRETTFKEEIAIKCSSGCTKSGDIISFTAVTNINASTLTTCKEKEATSTVSGNGMKSATDANTSNVATFPSSTSVRSSSTSQKSLRIAPESDMKSGLSTAVTSSTAEVREDLSTEGTKTSPDTGPEATLITRVTMKASTEGSEKTSSTTKSSIRNVVDKGEVTLKTVIVSRKKPAPTSKHIPSTKKVTKSTKKPITAAHMTSSSTKHTQTHSNHTTTANKNGGTSLNINMRVFAIGAIALMA from the coding sequence ATGGGTTCATCCGGTTCAAAATCGACGACAGTCACCACCACGTCTCATAGTAGCACTACTGCGACCACTAGTTCTACTAAAACGACTACCCCAAGTATTAAAAGTACTACCAGTACTACAAGTTCTACAACCACCACTTCTTTagaaattgttgaaatcaGTTCGAGTACGTTGGTGTTTTCTGTTATACCTGAAATAACATCCAGCTCAACTCTCTCTTCTGCTACAATTGCTTCAATTATATCATCAGAATCCCTCGCTTCcattatttcttctctttcatATACATCATCGACTATTCCTACTGCATCGGTCAGCAATGTTGGATTATCATACGGTAACCCCTCAAACCGATATAGTGTACCTTTCTCGGCAACTGCACAGTCTTCAAGCTCTACTACAAGTACTAGTTCATCAGACGGTAGCGCTACTAAGGTATCTTCCCTTCGAGTCAGTTCATCAATTGGAGTCgtttcatcttcagagCCACCGGTAACATTATCCGTGCTAGAACCCTCTGTGATTTCTTCTAACACCGGTGTAGTTATGTCCTCGACATCCTCCATGTTAGCGTCCAAAAGTTCTTCTACAATGTTTACTGAACCCTCGCCTTCTTCTAAGGCAAGTTCTTCTGAATCGGTCGCTCCATCGGTCGACACTGCCAGTTCTGAGAGCGCTCAGCTGACTTCTTTGAGGACGAATTCCGGTCAAACCACCGATGTTATAAAAACTTTCTCATCCACTTCCAGCCAGAACACTTCAGAAGTTCCATCAGCAACCTCATCAGCCACTTCCGAAATTCCATCAGCCACTTCCGAAATTCCATCAGCAACCTCATCAGTCACTTCCAGCTATGGTAGCTCCAGCAGGACCGCGTACGAAGTTACATCAACGACCTCATCAGTTTCCTTCAGCCAGAGCACTTCCGAAGTTCCACCAGCGACCTCATCAGTTTCCTTCAGCCAGAGCACTACTGAAGTTCCATCTGCAACCTCACCAGTCATTTCTAATCAGACTACTTCCGAAGTTCCATCAGCGACTTCATCAGCGACTTCCAGCCAGGCTACTTCTGAAGTTCCACCAGTGACCTCGCTAATTATTTCGAGTCATGATAGCTCGAACAGGACCGCGTACGAAGTTACACCAGTTACATCATCAGCCACTTCCAACCAGGCTACTTCAGAAGTTCCATCGGCGACCTCGTCAGCCACTTCACTAGTCACTTCCGACCAGATCACTTCCGAAGTTCCAACAGTGACCACGTTAATTATTTCGAGTCATGGTAGCTCGAACAGGACCGCGTTCGAAGTTACACCAGCGAGCTCATCAGCAACTTTCAACAGGACCGCGTCCGAAATTACACCAGCGAGCTCATCAGTCACCTTCAGCCAGACTACTTCCGAAGTCGCATCAGCGACTTCATCAGCGACTTCCAGCCAGGCTGCTTCTGAAGTTTCCTTAGTAATCTCATCGGTCATTTCCAACCAGGCTACTTCTGAAGTTCCACCAGTGACCTCGCTAATTATTTCGAGTCATGATAGCTCGAACAGAACCGCGTACGAAGTTACACCAGTGACCTCATCAGAAACTTCCCGCCAGAGCACTACTGAAGTTCCATCAGCAACCTCACTAGTCATTTCCAACCAGTCCACTTCCGAAGTTCCATCGGCGACCTCATCGGCGACTTCCAGCCAGGCTACTTCTGAAGTTCCACCAGCGACCTCGTTAATTATTTCGAGTCATGATAGCTCGAACAGAACCGCGTACGAAGTTACACCAGTGACCTCATCAGCAATTTCCCGCCAGAGCACTACTGAAATTCCATCAGCAACCTCACTAGTCATTTCCAACCAGACCACTTCCGAAGTTCCAGCGACTTCATCAGCGACTTCCAACCAGGCTACTTCAGAAGTTCCACCAGCGACCTCGTTAATTATTTCGAGTCATGATAGCTCGAACAGAACCGCGTACGAAGTTACACCAGTGACCTCATCAGCAACCTCCCGCCAGAGCACTACTGAAGTTCCATCAGCAACCTCACTAGTCATTTCCAACCAGACCACTTCCGAAGTTCCAGCGACTTCATCAGCGACTTCCAACCAGGCTACTTCAGAAGTTCCATCGGCGACCTCGTCAGCCACTTCACTAGTCACTTCCGACCAGATCACTTCCGAAGTTCCAACAGTGACCACGTTAATTATTTCGAGTCATGGTAGCTCGAACAGGACCGCGTACGAAGTTACACCAGTGACCTCATCAGCAACTTCCCGCCAGAGCACTACTGAAGTTCCATCAGCAACCTCACTAGTCATTTCCAACCAGGCTACTTCAGAAGTTCCATCGGCGACCTCGTCAGCCACTTCACTAGTCACTTCCGACCAGATCACTTCCGAAGTTCCAACAGTGACCACGTTAATTATTTCGAGTCATGGTAGCTCGAACAGGACCGCGTACGAAGTTACACCAGTGACCTCATCAGCAACTTCCCGCCAGAGCACTACTGAAGTTCCATCAGCAACCTCACTAGTCATTTCCAACCAGACCACTTCCGAAGTTCCATCGGCGACCCCACTAGTCCCTTCCGACCAGATCACTTCTAAAGTTCCACCAGCGACCTCGTTAATTATTTCGAGTCATGATAGCTCGAACAGAACCGCGTACGAAGTTACACCAGTGACCTCATCAGCAACTTCCCGCCAGAGCACTACTGAAGTTCCATCAGCAACCTCACTAGTCATTTCCAACCAGACCACTTCCGAAGTTCCATCGGCGACCTCATCGGCGACTTCCAGCCAGGCTACTTCTGAAGTTCCACCAGCGACCCCACTAGTCCCTTCCGACCAGATCACTTCTAAAGTTCCACCAGCGACCTCGTTAATTATTTCGAGTCATGATAGCTCGAACAGAACCGCGTACGAAGTTACACCAGTGACCTCATCAGAAACTTCCCGCCAGAGCACTACTGAAGTTCCATCAGCAACCTCACTAGTCATTTCCAACCAGACCACTTCCGAAGTTCCATCGGCGACCTCATCGGCGACTTCCAGCCAGGCTACTTCTAAAGTTCCACCAGCGACCTCGTTAATTATTTCGAGTCATGATAGCTCGAACAGAACCGCGTACGAAGTTACACCAGTGACCTCATCAGCAACTTCCTGCCAGAGCACTACTGAAGTTCCATCAGCAACCTCACTAGTCATTTCCAACCAGACCACTTCCGAAGTTCCAGCGACCTCATCAGCGACTTCCAACCAGGCTACTTCAGAAGTTCCATCGGCGACCTCATCGGCCACTTCCAGCCAGGCTGCTTCTGAAGTTTCCTTAGTAATCTCATCGGTCATATCCAGCCCGATTACTTCTGAAGCCTCGCCAACAACTTCCAGCTCGGTCGCTAGTGTACCATTCGTAAACAATTCCACCACCGTTAGTTCTTCGTTAGCTGCCATCAGTTTGACTGCCTCTAATATCTCACCAGTCACATCTAGTTGTGTTAGCTTCGATGCCTCTCCAACTTCCTCCAATGTCGCCACCTTATTCGTAAGTAATTCAGCAGATGCTAGCTCTTCATTAGCAATCATGAGTTTGACTGTCTCCACCGTTCCGCGATCCACATCTAGTGCACAATTCGTAAGTAATTTAGCTACTGCTAACTCGTCTTCAGCAACTTCTAGCTTTGTTATTACTGTAACTTCCCCAACTGGGTCTGCAATTGCGACATCTTCAACCACATTTGTTTCAACTCCAACTTCGAAAGTTAGTCAACCTACAGGTGTCTTTAATGTATCATTTGTTCTTATAACTGATACACAAATCAAAACAGTAACCTCGACAGTAAATTGTAGTAGCGCCGGCTTCTATTCCAATATCACCAAAACGGCAATGACAAGTAGAGAGACTACTTTCAAGGAGGAAATTGCTATAAAATGTTCAAGTGGTTGCACCAAAAGTGGAGACATAATCAGTTTTACTGCCGTAACAAATATAAACGCTTCTACCTTAACTActtgcaaagaaaaagaggcaACATCGACTGTAAGCGGAAACGGAATGAAATCTGCCACTGATGCTAACACAAGCAATGTCGCCACATTCCCCTCTTCCACAAGTGTTAGGAGTTCAAGCACTTCCCAGAAATCTTTAAGGATTGCGCCAGAATCTGATATGAAAAGCGGTTTATCAACTGCTGTAACCTCATCAACAGCTGAAGTTAGAGAGGACTTGTCAACCGAAGGGACAAAGACTTCGCCAGATACAGGTCCAGAAGCGACACTCATTACTAGAGTAACAATGAAGGCATCTACTGAAGGTTCAGAGAAGACATCAAGTACCACGAAGTCTTCAATTAGAAACGTCGTTGACAAGGGTGAAGTTACTCTCAAAACTGTCATTGTTTCGAGGAAAAAACCAGCACCAACATCAAAACACATTCcatcaacaaaaaaggTTACTAAGTCTACCAAGAAACCTATCACAGCCGCTCATATGACATCCTCATCCACTAAACACACACAAACACACTCTAATCACACTACCACTGCAAACAAAAACGGGGGAACATCCTTGAATATTAACATGAGAGTTTTTGCTATTGGTGCTATTGCCTTAATGGCTTGA
- the FET4 gene encoding Fet4p (similar to Saccharomyces cerevisiae FET4 (YMR319C); ancestral locus Anc_1.537) produces MGRIAKFLGNPGARPDVHHRAPLIDCNQFEEFGDSKDDKNNDMVKVISNSDESTDDELCNVDLSASGAIYTSKGFTGLSKGFTDKSLDFLVRVGGSQVVFFIVWVIVIIWIVIGIVYNAPFNWQVVMQDGQSIQSYVWDTLLMRQQLMSTHEQILVCGRLRSRLGSFKNYLTRSSPKEGKKEDCTVETNEINSVGEHIDPAVVSGELPVENWYDRLSNLASECMGSITAMVIFWIGIFVWIGCGAIPKNAGNTPPYTGETSGSNPRLKKFSDDWQMYINTAVAVSILICSTFLQNLRARHDDFIGRFLIRIFDMDEKIDYHIRKHFNDFNTPHPIVTVKSHKRSTARKMIDWYADIIGTGVGVAIGVGVFAAWIGIGAPLKWNDNWWLIIGTYTGLVGFLDGFVLREVYFRIVSHEEENYSEVAREDLELFEELGLECPEEFTGKAPERNSLSYRISQYINKICSNQWSVLVSVLIIIGLICVASGLRWSTTGQLIANTPTMIIEEFFLLVLLQAHNWADRQRRVEVSALFARRRILLAYVQKRFPSVWP; encoded by the coding sequence ATGGGAAGGATTGCAAAGTTTCTTGGGAATCCAGGTGCTAGACCTGATGTTCACCACCGAGCACCCCTGATTGATTGTAACCAATTTGAGGAATTTGGTGATTCGAAGGACGATAAGAACAATGACATGGTCAAAGTTATTAGCAATAGTGATGAGAGTACAGATGACGAACTATGTAATGTAGATCTATCCGCAAGTGGTGCGATCTACACTAGTAAAGGTTTCACCGGGCTAAGTAAAGGTTTCACAGATAAATCCCTGGACTTTTTAGTGCGAGTGGGTGGTTCACAAgttgtatttttcataGTCTGGGTTATCGTTATCATTTGGATAGTAATTGGTATTGTTTACAACGCGCCTTTCAATTGGCAAGTCGTTATGCAGGACGGTCAGTCTATTCAAAGTTACGTCTGGGATACCTTATTAATGAGACAACAGCTAATGAGTACACACGAGCAAATATTGGTTTGTGGTAGATTGAGGTCAAGATTAGGTTCCTTCAAGAACTATTTaactagaagttctccaaaagaaggaaagaaagaagattgCACAGTTGAGACCAATGAGATTAACTCTGTTGGAGAGCACATAGACCCAGCTGTAGTTAGTGGAGAATTGCCGGTGGAAAATTGGTATGATCGTCTATCTAATCTAGCAAGTGAGTGTATGGGTTCGATCACGGCAATGGTGATCTTTTGGATAGGTATTTTCGTTTGGATTGGTTGCGGTGCAATTCCAAAGAACGCCGGTAACACTCCACCTTACACAGGTGAAACTTCTGGTAGTAATCCaaggttgaaaaaattcagtgATGATTGGCAAATGTATATTAACACCGCTGTGGCAGTCTCCATTTTAATCTGTAGTACTTTCTTACAGAATTTGAGGGCCAGACATGATGACTTCATTGGCAGATTTTTGATTCGTATCTTTGACatggatgaaaaaattgactaTCATATAAGAAAGCACTTTAATGACTTTAATACACCTCATCCAATTGTAACAGTCAAGTCCCATAAGAGATCAACTGCAAGAAAGATGATTGATTGGTATGCTGATATTATTGGCACTGGTGTTGGTGTTGCCATTGGTGTAGGTGTTTTTGCCGCCTGGATTGGTATTGGTGCGCCATTGAAGTGGAACGATAATTGGTGGTTGATTATTGGTACATACACAGGTTTAGTTGGGTTTTTAGACGGGTTCGTTTTAAGAGAAGTCTATTTTAGAATTGTTTCACACGAGGAGGAAAACTACTCTGAAGTGGCGAGGGAAGATCTTGAAttgtttgaagaattggGACTCGAGTGTCCGGAAGAGTTTACTGGTAAGGCTCCTGAGAGGAACTCCCTTAGCTACAGAATTTCTCAATATATTAATAAGATCTGTTCAAACCAATGGAGTGTGCTTGTATCTGTCTTGATTATCATCGGTTTGATTTGCGTTGCGTCTGGTCTTCGCTGGAGTACCACCGGTCAATTAATTGCTAACACGCCAACTATgattattgaagaattcTTCTTGCTTGTCCTATTACAAGCACATAACTGGGCAGACCGTCAAAGAAGAGTGGAGGTATCTGCTTTGTTCGCACGTAGACGTATTCTTCTAGCATACGTGCAGAAACGTTTTCCATCGGTTTGGCCTTAA
- the SKDI13G4510 gene encoding uncharacterized protein, with amino-acid sequence MVRLPLKQLLEDNPKKVLVLDGGQGTELENRGIKVANPVWSTIPFISDSFWSDESSANRKIVKGMFNDFLNAGAEILMTTTYQTSYKSVSENTPIKTLSEYNNLLTRIVDFSRVCIGEDKYLIGCIGPWGAHICCEFTGDYGPDPQSIDFYKYFKPQLDNFNKSDKLDLIGFETIPNVHELRAILSWDESILSKPFYIGLSVHEHGVLRDGTTMEEVAKVIKGLGDKINPNFSLLGINCVSFNQSPDILESLHQVLPNMALLAYPNSGEVYDTEKKIWLPNSDKLNSWDAVVKQYIGSGARIIGGCCRTSPNDIQEISTAVKKYT; translated from the coding sequence atggtaCGTCTTCCTTTAAAGCAGCTACTAGAGGATAATCCTAAGAAGGTTCTTGTACTTGATGGTGGTCAGGGGACAGAGTTGGAAAACAGAGGTATTAAGGTCGCCAACCCTGTATGGTCAACTATTCCGTTCATTAGCGATTCGTTTTGGTCCGATGAGTCATCTGCCAACAGAAAAATTGTCAAAGGAATGTTCAacgatttcttgaatgctGGTGCCGAGATATTGATGACTACCACTTATCAAACAAGTTACAAATCCGTTTCTGAAAATACTCCCATCAAAACCTTATCAGAATACAACAACCTCTTAACTagaattgttgatttttctcGGGTTTGTATTGGTGAAGACAAGTACTTAATTGGCTGTATTGGTCCATGGGGCGCTCATATCTGTTGTGAGTTCACAGGAGACTATGGTCCTGACCCGCAAAGCATTGACTTTTACAAGTACTTCAAGCCTCAGTTGGATAACTTCAATAAAAGTGATAAGTTGGACTTGATTGGGTTTGAAACTATTCCTAATGTCCACGAACTAAGGGCCATTTTGTCTTGGGATGAGAGTATTCTATCTAAACCTTTTTATATCGGGTTATCTGTGCATGAGCACGGCGTCTTGCGAGATGGCACTACCATGGAAGAAGTTGCAAAAGTTATTAAGGGCTTGGGTGACAAAATAAATCCTAACTTTTCGCTTCTGGGAATTAACTGTGTTAGCTTCAACCAATCTCCTGACATTCTTGAGTCTCTGCATCAAGTTCTGCCTAATATGGCCTTACTTGCTTACCCCAACAGTGGAGAAGTGTACGACACTGAGAAAAAGATATGGTTACCAAATAGTGATAAGCTTAATAGCTGGGACGCTGTAGTTAAACAGTACATTGGCAGCGGAGCTCGTATCATCGGTGGTTGTTGTAGAACAAGTCCAAATGACATTCAAGAGATTTCCACTGCTGTCAAGAAGTACACTTAG
- the SKDI13G4520 gene encoding amino acid permease: protein MDVLKRENESDKFTKIETESTTIPTGSDRSDSLLRRVKDSFKQSNLHVIPEDLENSEQTEQEKIQWKLASQPYQKVLSQRHLTMIAIGGTLGTGLFIGLGYSLASGPAALLIGFLLVGTSMFCVVQSAAELSCQFPVSGSYATHVSRFMDESIGFTVATNYALAWLISFPSELIGCSLTISYWNTSVNPAVWVAIFYVFIMVLNMFGVKGFAETEFALSIIKVVAIIIFIIIGIVLIAGGGPNSTGYIGTKYWHDPGAFAKPVFKNLCNTFVSAAFSFGGSELVLLTSTESKNISAISRAAKGTFWRIAIFYITTVVIIGCLVPYNDSRLLNGSTSEDISASPFVIALSNTGSMGAKVSNFMNVVILVAVVSVCNSCVYASSRLIQALGASGQLPSICSYMDRKGRPLVGIAISGVFGLLGFLVASNKEDEVFTWLFALCSISSFFTWFCICMSQIRFRMALKAQGRSKDEIAYKSMLGVYGGVLGCVLNALLIAGEIYVSAAPVGSPSSAKAFFEYCLSIPIMIVVYVAHRIYRKDWRNWYIKRSDIDLDTGCSIENLDLFKAQKEAEKELIASKPFYYKIYRFWC from the coding sequence ATGGATGTGTTGAAGAGAGAAAATGAATCGGACAAGTTTACTAAAATAGAGACTGAGTCTACAACGATACCAACCGGGTCAGATAGGTCTGACTCGTTACTTAGGAGAGTGAAGGACTCATTCAAGCAAAGCAATTTGCATGTTATACCAGAAGACCTTGAGAACAGTGAGCAAACGGAGCAGgagaaaattcaatggaAATTAGCTTCTCAGCCCTATCAGAAGGTCTTGAGCCAAAGACACCTGACCATGATTGCTATAGGAGGTACTCTAGGGACAGGTCTTTTCATCGGTTTGGGCTACTCTTTGGCGTCTGGACCCGCAGCTTTGCTGATTGGTTTTTTATTAGTTGGCACCTCTATGTTTTGTGTCGTTCAAAGCGCTGCAGAACTCTCCTGCCAGTTCCCGGTTTCTGGTTCTTATGCCACTCATGTTAGTAGGTTCATGGATGAATCGATTGGGTTTACTGTGGCCACCAACTATGCCCTGGCTTGGTTGATTTCCTTTCCGAGCGAGTTAATTGGTTGTTCGCTTACAATCTCTTATTGGAACACAAGTGTAAACCCAGCTGTTTGGGTGGCGATTTTCtatgttttcatcatgGTTTTGAACATGTTTGGCGTCAAGGGTTTCGCTGAGACTGAATTTGCCCTGTCAATCATCAAAGTTGTTgctattattatctttatcattattgGTATTGTGCTGATCGCCGGAGGAGGACCTAATTCTACCGGATACATTGGCACTAAATACTGGCATGATCCAGGTGCCTTTGCTAAGCCAGTTTTCAAGAATCTATGTAACACCTTTGTTTCCGCAGCCTTTTCATTCGGTGGCAGTGAATTGGTGCTGTTAACTAGTACAGAATCTAAGAACATCTCTGCCATATCCCGTGCTGCCAAAGGTACGTTCTGGAGAATCGCAATTTTTTACATCACGACGGTCGTCATTATAGGTTGTCTAGTGCCTTACAATGATAGTAGGCTGCTCAATGGTTCGACAAGTGAAGATATTTCAGCTTCTCCCTTTGTCATTGCCCTGAGTAATACAGGATCGATGGGTGCAAAAGTTTCTAACTTCATGAATGTTGTTATTCTTGTTGCAGTGGTTTCCGTGTGTAATTCGTGCGTCTATGCCTCGTCAAGACTAATTCAAGCTCTAGGTGCATCTGGCCAGCTTCCATCAATTTGTTCCTACATGGACAGAAAGGGGAGGCCTTTAGTTGGTATCGCGATTAGCGGTGTATTCGGCCTTCTAGGTTTCTTGGTCGCTTCAAACAAGGAAGACGAAGTCTTTACATGGCTCTTCGCTCTGTGTTccatttcatctttttttacttggTTTTGTATTTGTATGTCGCAAATAAGATTTAGAATGGCATTGAAAGCCCAAGGAAGATCCAAGGATGAAATAGCCTACAAATCTATGCTAGGTGTCTACGGGGGGGTTCTAGGATGCGTGCTAAATGCTTTGTTGATAGCTGGTGAGATATATGTGTCAGCCGCCCCAGTCGGTAGTCCCAGCTCCGCCAAAGCTTTCTTCGAGTATTGTCTAAGTATTCCGATTATGATTGTTGTTTATGTCGCACACAGGATTTATCGAAAAGATTGGAGAAATTGGTATATCAAGAGGAGTGATATTGATCTTGATACCGGTTGTTCCATCGAAAATCTGGACCTTTTCAAGGCACAAAAAGaggcagaaaaagaactcaTTGCTTCAAAACCATTCTACTACAAGATTTACAGATTTTGGTGTTAG